In Mytilus trossulus isolate FHL-02 chromosome 14, PNRI_Mtr1.1.1.hap1, whole genome shotgun sequence, a genomic segment contains:
- the LOC134698108 gene encoding uncharacterized protein LOC134698108 — protein MAQQNKPSKSALIHKKRKCDDSEPCREDDSWPRFIVIKGTEEKPISKISPFVIHKQMQSVAGTVKKVSKMRSGNLLVECSNKSQSTNLLTMSTISNFPVSASPHNSLNSCKGIIRDRSQYLGDLTVEEIGEELSSQGVTNVIRFQIKKNGNIIKLNTYLLTFRTPTPPPSITLGCFGIRVDMFIPNPIRCFTCQKFGHGSKQCRGKQRCFKCSDEGHEGTNCHSESSKCVNCGESHFSSSRDCPVYLKEKNIIKIKTERNISYPEAKQIASVSNDLLVSNRPSGESVWDLPSDIDDSSTSKSLPSSASKKVSSSSSTQSTRAPSPLRSQEKKDVQKKPGNTSSQKSSDSRSRGRGRGGVTPAARSPGDRRLSSHNRFSTLIIETEMETESVPPPERSRSQGERNKNAGKLDSIRPSFIK, from the exons ATGGCACAACAAAACAAACCCTCTAAATCAGCTTTAAtacataagaaaagaaaatgtgatgATTCAGAGCCCTGTCGGGAAGATGACAGTTGGCCcagatttattgtaataaaaggaACAGAAGAAAaaccaatttcaaaaatatcgcCCTTTGTTATTCACAAACAAATGCAAAGCGTTGCTGGTACtgttaaaaaagtttcaaaaatgagATCTGGCAATTTGTTGGTTGAATGTTCCAACAAAAgtcaatcaacaaatttactTACAATGTCTACAATATCAAACTTTCCTGTTTCTGCCTCTCCTCATAACAGTTTGAACAGCTGTAAGGGGATCATTCGAGACAGAAGTCAATACCTTGGTGACCTTACCGTGGAAGAAATCGGTGAGGAACTTTCAAGCCAAGGTGTAACTAATGTTAttagatttcaaattaaaaagaatggaaatataatcaaattaaatacttaTCTTTTGACCTTTAGAACTCCAACTCCTCCTCCATCTATTACTTTAGGTTGCTTCGGAATCAGAGTTGACATGTTTATCCCAAACCCAATTCGATGCTTTACTTGTCAAAAGTTTGGTCATGGAAGCAAACAATGTCGTGGTAAGCAGAGATGCTTCAAGTGTTCTGACGAAGGACACGAGGGAACAAACTGTCACTCTGAATCTTCTAAATGTGTAAACTGTGGTGAATCCCATTTTTCATCGTCTAGGGACTGCCCTGTTtaccttaaagaaaaaaatattattaaaattaaaacagaaagaaacatTAGTTACCCAGAAGCTAAACAGATAGCTTCTGTTTCGAATGATCTCCTTGTTTCAAACAGACCATC CGGTGAATCTGTCTGGGATCTTCCCAGTGACATAGATGATTCTTCCACCTCCAAAAGTCTTCCTTCATCTGCATCCAAGAAGGTATCTTCTTCGTCCAGTACACAGTCTACCAGAGCCCCATCTCCTCTTCGTTCTCAAGAAAAGAAGGATGTCCAAAAGAAGCCAGGAAATACATCCTCTCAGAAGTCTTCTGATTCGAGGTCGCGGGGTAGGGGTCGAGGCGGAGTAACACCAGCTGCGCGTAGTCCTGGAGATCGACGACTCTCCTCGCACAACAGATTTTCAACACTTATCATCGAAACTGAAATGGAAACTGAAAGTGTTCCGCCACCCGAAAGATCACGATCTCAGGGTGAGCGAAATAAGAATGCTGGCAAACTCGA